Proteins encoded by one window of Halobacteriovorax sp. GB3:
- a CDS encoding Fur family transcriptional regulator, producing the protein MAKKSSHDILKDLKLSVTDVRIALIETFLKSKKPLTIVDIKERLDVDVNESTLYRNLQKLVEKQFLQMPPSLDGFTRYEKLQGHSHHHHHIICLKCNTTSCLDSCVVNSMFKDEVEKKGFRLVSHSLELFGLCEKCQKAS; encoded by the coding sequence TTGGCTAAAAAAAGTAGTCATGACATTCTTAAAGATTTAAAGCTCTCTGTGACAGATGTTCGCATTGCTTTAATTGAAACATTTTTAAAATCTAAAAAGCCTTTAACGATTGTAGATATTAAAGAGCGATTAGATGTAGATGTTAATGAATCGACTCTTTATCGCAATCTTCAAAAACTTGTTGAAAAACAATTTCTACAAATGCCTCCATCACTTGATGGGTTCACTCGTTACGAAAAACTTCAAGGTCATTCGCATCACCATCACCATATTATTTGTCTTAAATGTAATACAACGAGCTGTCTCGATAGTTGTGTTGTTAACAGTATGTTTAAAGATGAAGTCGAAAAAAAAGGCTTCAGGCTAGTTTCTCATTCTCTTGAGCTTTTTGGTCTATGTGAGAAGTGCCAAAAGGCCTCCTAG
- the ruvX gene encoding Holliday junction resolvase RuvX, whose product MEFSNYKNYERFLGKTILAIDYGTKVTGLGIYTPGRDPYPLPFNRIVYKSDQQILEDLKEFIDDECVEVLVLGIPLHLDGNRSEMTEKVEAFGEQLKKSYSNLEVYYQDETLTTYEAQERMKNSPRYNFKVDVKKIDELAASIILEDFIKKD is encoded by the coding sequence ATGGAATTTTCGAATTATAAAAACTATGAAAGGTTCTTAGGTAAAACGATTCTCGCAATAGACTACGGCACTAAAGTTACAGGTCTAGGCATCTATACTCCAGGTCGCGATCCCTATCCACTTCCATTCAATAGAATTGTCTACAAGAGCGATCAGCAAATTTTAGAAGATCTCAAAGAATTCATTGATGATGAGTGCGTTGAAGTTTTAGTTTTAGGTATCCCACTTCATCTAGATGGTAATCGCTCTGAAATGACAGAAAAAGTCGAGGCCTTTGGTGAACAGTTAAAGAAGAGCTACTCTAATCTTGAGGTCTATTATCAAGATGAGACTCTCACGACCTACGAAGCGCAAGAGCGCATGAAAAATTCTCCTCGATACAATTTCAAAGTAGACGTTAAAAAGATTGATGAACTTGCTGCATCGATCATTTTAGAAGATTTTATAAAAAAAGATTGA
- the prfA gene encoding peptide chain release factor 1: protein MFDKLDAVVDRYEELTEKLADPTIYDRQDEFKKISSERANLEEIVQVFREYKQIKEDIEEAKEILKNEKDEDMREMAKEVLSENEGQIAPYEERLTILLLPKDPLDDKNVIVEIRAGAGGDEASIFVGDVFRMYQNYIRDNGWKHELISISEGDEGIKEVIFSVTGDKVYSKLKYESGVHRVQRVPKTESQGRVHTSTITVAILPEADEVDFKLDLNEVRIDVYRSSGAGGQSVNTTDSAVRVTHEPTNTVVACQDERSQLKNKEKALKILAARIYDEIMRKKHEVEAAERKGLVGTGDRSERIRTYNFPQGRLSDHRIGLTLYSLDKIIEGDLAPVVDALIAHNQAELLKGQEE from the coding sequence ATGTTTGATAAGTTAGATGCTGTTGTTGATCGTTATGAAGAATTGACAGAAAAACTAGCTGACCCAACAATTTATGATCGTCAGGATGAGTTCAAAAAGATTTCTTCTGAAAGAGCAAATCTTGAAGAGATTGTTCAAGTCTTTAGAGAATATAAGCAAATCAAAGAAGACATTGAGGAAGCGAAAGAAATTCTAAAAAATGAAAAAGACGAAGATATGCGTGAAATGGCAAAAGAAGTTCTTTCTGAAAATGAAGGACAGATTGCACCATATGAAGAGCGCTTAACGATTCTTCTTCTTCCAAAAGATCCGCTCGATGATAAAAACGTTATCGTTGAAATCAGAGCTGGAGCTGGTGGTGATGAAGCTTCGATCTTTGTTGGAGATGTTTTTAGAATGTATCAAAACTATATTCGCGATAACGGATGGAAGCACGAACTCATTTCAATCTCTGAAGGTGATGAAGGGATTAAAGAAGTTATTTTCTCTGTAACTGGGGATAAAGTTTATTCTAAACTAAAATATGAATCTGGTGTTCATAGAGTTCAGCGAGTTCCTAAAACGGAATCTCAGGGGCGTGTTCACACATCTACAATTACTGTAGCTATTCTTCCTGAAGCTGATGAAGTAGATTTCAAACTTGATCTTAACGAAGTTCGTATTGATGTTTACCGCTCAAGTGGTGCTGGTGGACAGTCGGTTAACACAACTGACTCTGCTGTTCGTGTAACACACGAGCCTACAAACACAGTTGTCGCTTGTCAGGATGAAAGATCACAGCTTAAAAACAAAGAGAAGGCCCTAAAGATTCTTGCTGCTCGTATCTATGATGAAATCATGAGAAAGAAGCACGAAGTGGAAGCGGCCGAAAGAAAAGGTCTTGTTGGAACAGGAGATCGTTCTGAGCGTATTAGAACATACAACTTTCCACAGGGAAGGCTTTCTGATCACAGAATAGGCTTAACTCTATATTCTCTTGATAAAATTATTGAAGGTGATCTTGCTCCTGTTGTGGATGCTCTTATCGCGCACAATCAAGCTGAGCTACTAAAGGGTCAGGAAGAGTAA
- a CDS encoding ATP-binding cassette domain-containing protein: MNLLSVNDLSIGYKRKKIQSSLSFDLNEGELLWIKGDNGSGKSTLVKTLLGQIKPISGRFKWNLPHKEIGFLPQTLEQQLSIPLTIGEVLSSYENETFSDIQLIDESKMNIPFNKASGGEKQRTLISLEVLKGKRVLVLDEPLNHLDQTSRRAVWELVMKLMKDKLVSGFVIISHIKPETDHVFNLKEVTLS; encoded by the coding sequence GTGAATCTATTAAGTGTAAATGATCTTTCAATAGGCTATAAAAGAAAAAAAATTCAAAGTTCCCTTTCATTCGATTTAAATGAAGGGGAGCTTTTGTGGATTAAAGGGGACAATGGTTCCGGTAAATCAACTCTAGTCAAAACTCTCTTAGGTCAAATAAAACCCATTTCAGGACGCTTTAAGTGGAATCTTCCACACAAAGAAATTGGCTTTCTTCCTCAGACACTTGAGCAACAACTATCGATTCCTCTAACAATTGGAGAAGTTTTAAGTTCATACGAGAACGAGACTTTTAGTGATATTCAATTAATAGATGAGTCAAAGATGAATATACCTTTCAATAAGGCGAGTGGGGGAGAGAAGCAAAGAACACTTATTAGTTTAGAGGTTTTAAAAGGCAAGAGAGTATTAGTTCTCGATGAGCCTTTGAACCACTTAGATCAAACTTCAAGAAGAGCTGTTTGGGAACTTGTAATGAAGTTGATGAAAGATAAGCTTGTTAGTGGCTTTGTTATTATCTCTCATATAAAACCTGAAACGGATCATGTCTTTAATTTGAAAGAGGTTACATTATCATGA
- a CDS encoding metal ABC transporter permease, with protein MMELYSFYSGSFIVGALVAICLTLAGSQIAPRKMSLETLYLAQAIIFSSLLGKLFFHDSHFGALLFSIAFISVLRFWVLSIKGNFKRNLSDFFIALFLVFLSLSYGIISYFPNLEAHMGQSFFGDLVTVSTHEQYYLGIISIFYILYFFIQYKTIKRETFEHSLGITKKNISPFIIFTFVLLVSSLFSMGLIYSLCFLLIPVTILSSSANSLKSLLLQTSLIALVSPLAGLGLSIKYERLSTVPLIVIFVLLLSLLARLIERLKERKVG; from the coding sequence ATGATGGAACTCTACTCTTTTTATTCGGGATCGTTCATTGTTGGCGCTTTAGTCGCTATTTGCCTGACTCTTGCTGGAAGCCAGATTGCACCGAGAAAGATGTCTCTTGAAACTCTCTATCTCGCTCAGGCCATCATTTTTAGCTCATTACTTGGGAAGTTATTTTTTCATGACTCTCACTTTGGCGCACTACTTTTTAGCATCGCTTTTATCAGTGTATTGCGATTTTGGGTATTGAGTATTAAAGGGAATTTTAAAAGAAACTTGAGCGATTTCTTTATTGCTCTTTTTCTCGTTTTTTTAAGTTTAAGCTATGGGATCATTTCTTACTTTCCAAATCTTGAGGCCCATATGGGACAGAGTTTCTTTGGTGATCTCGTCACTGTATCTACACATGAGCAGTACTATCTAGGTATAATTTCAATTTTTTATATTCTCTATTTTTTCATCCAATATAAAACAATTAAAAGAGAAACATTTGAGCATTCCCTAGGAATTACAAAGAAGAATATCTCTCCCTTCATTATTTTTACTTTTGTTTTATTAGTAAGTTCTCTCTTTTCAATGGGACTTATTTATTCCCTATGCTTTTTGCTCATACCTGTTACGATACTCAGTAGTAGTGCAAACTCTCTAAAGTCACTATTATTACAGACTTCTCTCATTGCCCTCGTTTCTCCATTGGCTGGATTGGGCCTGAGTATAAAATATGAAAGGCTTTCAACTGTTCCATTAATTGTTATCTTTGTGCTATTGTTATCACTATTAGCGAGATTGATTGAACGATTAAAGGAGAGAAAGGTTGGCTAA
- a CDS encoding TraR/DksA family transcriptional regulator, which produces MEKAELKKFKELLLKMKSDIINSGVLNSREDLQVSTDDLADEADLANNVINQQVTFNMRNREFAKLRAIEVALERIEDGTYGHCEECDEAIGKKRLEHQPWADLCITHAEEREREEQRFKRIG; this is translated from the coding sequence ATGGAAAAGGCAGAGCTAAAGAAGTTTAAGGAACTCCTACTAAAGATGAAATCAGACATTATCAATAGTGGTGTTCTTAATTCAAGAGAAGATCTTCAAGTTTCAACAGATGACTTAGCTGATGAAGCAGATCTGGCCAACAACGTTATTAACCAACAAGTTACTTTCAACATGAGAAATCGTGAATTTGCGAAACTTCGTGCAATCGAAGTTGCTCTTGAAAGAATTGAAGATGGTACTTACGGTCACTGTGAAGAGTGTGACGAGGCCATTGGAAAGAAAAGACTTGAGCACCAGCCATGGGCAGATCTTTGCATCACTCACGCAGAAGAGCGTGAAAGAGAAGAGCAAAGATTTAAAAGAATCGGATAA
- a CDS encoding S8 family peptidase, with product MSFKILTPLKSFVLAGSLLIGPSSFAKNPVSVKSVGTERIKPVSVKSVGKERKQSSALDIALLKSSFASWGVDPSNTKSSINLPKAWMNFKQKKEIVVAVIDTGIDPYHPFLKDNLYVPKGTVSPLTNYGVDFSKNRKSATRPFDDHGHGTHVSGIIKSVFPKVKILALKYYDRKADGKANLKSTIDALRYAVEQNVDIINYSGGGPQPDSQELEILKKAEARGILVVAAAGNEKSNIDQKDNAYYPASYPLNNIITVTAHDQNLRVLSSSNYGKSNVDIAAPGYKIGSSSPRGRVGQLTGTSQATAFVTGVAAMIKAQFPELSTQKIISAINQSAKKEITLAVKCASGGRLDATKAQQVAAQFTMMNQKRKLASKSNNDQGKIIYRIK from the coding sequence ATGTCTTTTAAAATTCTGACACCTTTAAAATCATTTGTTCTTGCTGGATCACTTCTTATAGGGCCAAGCTCTTTTGCAAAGAATCCTGTTTCAGTAAAAAGTGTAGGAACTGAAAGAATAAAGCCCGTTTCAGTAAAAAGTGTAGGAAAAGAAAGAAAGCAATCAAGTGCTCTAGACATCGCTCTTTTAAAGTCTAGCTTTGCAAGTTGGGGGGTTGATCCTTCTAATACGAAGTCATCAATTAATCTTCCAAAAGCTTGGATGAACTTTAAGCAGAAAAAAGAAATTGTCGTTGCTGTTATTGATACAGGAATTGATCCATATCACCCATTCCTTAAGGATAATCTCTATGTTCCAAAAGGAACAGTGAGCCCATTAACAAATTACGGTGTTGATTTTTCTAAAAATAGAAAAAGTGCAACGAGACCTTTTGATGATCATGGACACGGTACTCACGTTTCAGGAATTATCAAAAGTGTATTTCCAAAAGTTAAAATCTTAGCTCTTAAGTATTACGACAGAAAAGCAGATGGTAAGGCAAACCTTAAGTCTACTATCGATGCTCTTCGTTACGCTGTTGAGCAAAATGTAGATATCATCAACTATTCTGGTGGTGGACCACAGCCTGATTCACAGGAATTAGAAATTCTAAAGAAAGCTGAAGCAAGAGGAATCCTCGTTGTTGCAGCAGCAGGAAACGAGAAATCAAATATTGATCAAAAGGACAATGCTTACTACCCAGCAAGCTACCCTTTAAACAACATTATTACAGTTACTGCTCACGATCAAAACCTACGCGTACTTTCTTCTTCTAATTATGGAAAATCGAATGTAGATATCGCAGCACCTGGATATAAAATCGGTTCTTCTTCTCCAAGAGGAAGAGTTGGACAACTTACGGGAACGAGTCAGGCAACAGCATTTGTAACAGGTGTTGCAGCAATGATTAAAGCTCAATTTCCAGAACTATCAACGCAAAAGATAATTTCAGCGATTAATCAATCAGCGAAAAAAGAAATCACTCTTGCAGTAAAATGTGCTTCAGGTGGAAGGCTAGATGCAACGAAAGCTCAGCAAGTAGCAGCACAATTCACGATGATGAATCAAAAGAGAAAGCTTGCTAGTAAGAGCAACAATGACCAAGGTAAAATCATCTACAGAATTAAGTAA
- the mltG gene encoding endolytic transglycosylase MltG, translated as MNKKHLIFIFLVLAPGLAFLAVGVRIYDQINWWRYDGPSTVFEVKPGESFSSVNYRLKKQELISSSKIFYRYAKINDLMTKIKAGKFEIAKDSNMLDVFETLINGKAIAAEVTVPEGKNLFEIAEILEQNKVIKNAKEFIRLSKDQEFVQSLGIPANRIEGYLYPDTYHFNEAMPEKQVIKTMVDLFKKRTSDLDFSNAPFSKHKVIILASMVEKETGASFERPVIAGVFHNRLKKRMRLQSDPTTIYGIYENFNGNLRKKHLLEKTPYNTYKIPGLPIGPISNPGLESIKAVLNPQKHEYLYFVSKNDGTHIFSKSYKDHVNAVNKWQKTQSNRKGRSWRDLNKDQ; from the coding sequence ATGAACAAAAAACATCTTATCTTTATTTTTTTAGTCCTCGCTCCAGGTCTTGCATTTCTTGCAGTTGGAGTTCGAATTTATGATCAAATCAATTGGTGGCGCTATGACGGTCCGAGTACTGTTTTCGAAGTTAAACCAGGTGAAAGCTTTTCCAGTGTTAACTACCGTCTAAAGAAGCAAGAGCTCATCTCTAGTTCTAAGATCTTTTATCGCTACGCTAAAATAAATGATCTCATGACAAAGATTAAGGCCGGTAAATTTGAAATTGCTAAAGACTCCAATATGCTCGACGTTTTTGAAACACTCATTAACGGTAAGGCGATTGCCGCTGAAGTCACAGTCCCCGAAGGTAAAAACCTTTTTGAGATCGCTGAGATATTAGAACAAAATAAAGTCATTAAAAATGCAAAAGAATTCATTCGCCTTTCTAAGGATCAAGAATTTGTTCAATCTCTTGGAATTCCTGCAAATAGAATTGAAGGATACCTCTATCCAGATACATATCATTTCAATGAGGCCATGCCTGAAAAACAAGTTATTAAAACGATGGTTGATCTCTTCAAAAAGAGAACATCTGACTTAGATTTTTCTAATGCTCCTTTTAGTAAGCATAAGGTGATTATTCTCGCCTCAATGGTTGAAAAAGAAACAGGTGCAAGTTTTGAAAGACCTGTTATTGCCGGAGTTTTTCACAACCGTTTGAAAAAAAGAATGAGACTTCAATCAGATCCAACAACGATCTATGGAATCTATGAAAACTTCAACGGAAATTTAAGAAAGAAACATCTACTTGAAAAAACTCCTTACAACACTTACAAGATTCCTGGCCTCCCTATTGGACCGATCAGTAACCCTGGACTTGAATCCATCAAGGCCGTTCTCAATCCTCAAAAACATGAGTACCTCTATTTCGTTAGTAAAAATGACGGAACACATATTTTTTCAAAATCTTATAAAGACCATGTAAATGCTGTAAATAAATGGCAAAAAACTCAATCAAATCGTAAAGGTCGCTCTTGGAGAGACCTCAATAAAGATCAGTAA
- a CDS encoding N5-glutamine methyltransferase family protein, which translates to MKGKSFGEYTEDFYREHKDMLLRSYPGLAPRRLKQELESFCLHYQINVDDLFESRFIPTLNSPISRFFEYLKRGYPLEYIRLRSYFYKSEFFVTPDVLIPRDETEILVECTVSEMKEWIKKTDENLRICDIGTGSGAIVLSAVQEIQRPVNAIATDISKKALIVAKRNYYNLRFKILKESSVHFIQTDRLKDIDEKFHVIVSNPPYIMESIDRNQVHDQVDQYEPHLALYLNDETYFEWFEKLFAQAYDSLLEEGVFLMEGHEDHLQKLADIAKKIGFTNVEVKEDYTSRDRFLIARKKWIN; encoded by the coding sequence ATGAAGGGAAAATCTTTTGGAGAGTATACGGAGGACTTTTATAGAGAGCATAAAGATATGCTTTTAAGAAGTTATCCTGGTTTAGCTCCAAGAAGATTAAAGCAAGAGCTTGAAAGTTTCTGCCTTCATTATCAAATCAATGTAGACGACTTATTTGAAAGTCGATTTATTCCTACATTGAATTCTCCCATTTCTAGGTTTTTTGAATATCTAAAGCGCGGGTATCCTCTTGAGTATATCCGCTTGCGTTCTTATTTTTATAAGTCTGAATTTTTCGTTACACCTGATGTCTTAATTCCAAGGGATGAGACTGAGATTCTTGTCGAGTGCACAGTTAGTGAGATGAAAGAATGGATAAAAAAGACGGATGAGAATTTAAGGATTTGCGATATTGGAACGGGAAGTGGAGCGATTGTTTTATCGGCGGTACAAGAAATTCAACGCCCAGTAAATGCAATTGCTACTGATATCTCAAAGAAGGCCCTTATTGTGGCCAAAAGAAATTACTACAATTTAAGATTTAAAATATTAAAAGAGTCTTCGGTTCATTTTATTCAGACTGATCGTTTGAAAGATATTGACGAAAAATTTCATGTGATTGTTAGCAATCCTCCTTATATTATGGAGTCAATTGATCGCAATCAAGTTCACGATCAAGTTGATCAATATGAACCTCATTTAGCGCTCTATTTAAATGATGAAACATACTTTGAATGGTTTGAAAAACTCTTTGCCCAAGCCTATGACTCTCTTCTTGAAGAGGGTGTCTTTTTAATGGAAGGTCATGAAGATCATCTGCAAAAACTTGCTGACATTGCAAAGAAAATTGGCTTCACTAATGTTGAAGTTAAAGAGGATTACACTTCAAGGGATCGTTTTTTAATTGCGAGGAAAAAATGGATAAATTAA
- the rho gene encoding transcription termination factor Rho, producing the protein MHLNDLRTEDIKELNKKAEELKIENYSGMKRHELIFALLKTSAKNKEDIFGGGVLEILPDGFGFLRSPGYNYLPGADDIYVSPSQIRRFGLRKGDTVEGQIRPPKDSERYFALLKVNTINGQDPVAHKKTVLFDNLTPLYPEKKINLESKPTNYSTRMIDMFVPQGFGQRCLIVAPPKAGKTVLLQEVANSISDNHPDAKLIVLLIDERPEEVTDMKRNVEAEVVSSTFDEPANRHVQVAEMVLEKAKRLTEAGEDVVILLDSITRLARAYNTVVPPSGKILSGGVDSNALHRPKRFFGAARNIENGGSLTIIATALIDTGSRMDEVIFEEFKGTGNSEIQLDRKLLEKRIFPALDINKSSTRKEDLLMNPADLQRTYVLRKVLHPMNTIDAMEFMLGRMTKTKTNAEFMESMNK; encoded by the coding sequence ATGCATCTTAATGATCTTAGAACAGAGGACATTAAAGAACTAAACAAGAAAGCTGAAGAGCTTAAGATTGAAAACTATAGTGGTATGAAAAGACATGAGCTTATTTTTGCTCTTCTTAAAACATCTGCTAAAAATAAAGAAGACATCTTCGGTGGTGGAGTTCTTGAAATTCTTCCGGACGGATTTGGATTTTTAAGATCTCCTGGTTACAACTACCTTCCAGGTGCCGATGATATTTATGTTTCACCTTCTCAGATTAGACGTTTTGGTCTTAGAAAAGGTGATACAGTAGAAGGTCAAATTAGACCTCCTAAAGATAGCGAAAGATACTTCGCACTTTTAAAGGTTAATACGATCAACGGACAAGATCCTGTTGCTCACAAAAAGACTGTTCTTTTTGATAACCTCACTCCTCTTTATCCAGAAAAGAAAATCAATCTTGAATCAAAGCCAACAAATTATTCGACTCGTATGATTGATATGTTTGTTCCTCAAGGTTTTGGTCAGAGATGTCTCATCGTTGCTCCACCAAAAGCAGGTAAGACAGTTCTACTTCAAGAAGTAGCAAACTCAATTTCTGATAACCACCCAGATGCAAAACTTATCGTTCTTCTTATTGATGAAAGACCAGAAGAAGTAACTGATATGAAACGTAACGTTGAAGCTGAAGTTGTTTCATCTACATTTGATGAGCCAGCGAATCGTCACGTACAGGTTGCTGAGATGGTTCTTGAAAAGGCGAAGCGTTTAACTGAAGCAGGTGAAGATGTTGTTATTCTTCTCGATTCAATTACTCGTCTTGCACGTGCTTATAACACAGTTGTTCCTCCGTCAGGTAAGATCCTATCAGGTGGGGTTGACTCAAATGCTCTTCACAGACCAAAGAGATTTTTTGGTGCTGCAAGAAATATTGAAAACGGTGGTTCTCTTACGATCATCGCAACTGCTCTTATTGATACTGGTTCAAGAATGGACGAAGTTATTTTCGAAGAATTCAAAGGAACTGGTAACTCAGAGATTCAACTTGATAGAAAACTTCTAGAGAAGAGAATTTTCCCTGCTCTAGATATTAATAAGTCTTCAACTCGTAAAGAAGACCTTCTTATGAATCCAGCAGATCTTCAAAGAACTTATGTTCTTAGAAAAGTTCTTCACCCAATGAATACAATCGACGCTATGGAATTTATGCTCGGTCGTATGACGAAGACGAAAACAAATGCTGAATTTATGGAAAGCATGAATAAGTAG
- a CDS encoding metal ABC transporter substrate-binding protein, with the protein MKYLLFFLVAFSSHAKVNVLTTTPELAYAAKVIGGDKASVESLLTGNEDPHYVDAMPRYVFKAANADIICSVGLGLELGWLPKVLQKSGNVKVQKGGKGFCETGSKVSALDKKEGNIDRSLGDVHPEGNPHFHFSPKAYLEASEAILDSYLATDSENAQTYLKNFELLKKEVIELEKEAVPFIEKIKGQPFMEYHKSFSYFFNHFKLNNIGSVETVSGVPPSAGQLVRSAMRAKDKKVTAVIASHVAPSDVLKKFREFSKVKVIKVPLGMKKSSGKTYKEFYLSFLKEITK; encoded by the coding sequence GTGAAATATCTTTTATTTTTTCTAGTAGCATTTTCAAGCCATGCCAAAGTGAATGTCTTAACGACGACTCCAGAGCTTGCGTACGCTGCTAAAGTGATTGGAGGAGACAAAGCTTCTGTTGAATCTCTTTTAACTGGAAATGAAGATCCACATTACGTAGATGCTATGCCACGCTATGTTTTTAAAGCGGCAAATGCCGATATCATTTGTTCTGTTGGTCTTGGCCTTGAACTTGGTTGGCTACCAAAAGTGTTACAAAAATCTGGAAACGTCAAAGTTCAAAAAGGCGGAAAAGGTTTTTGTGAAACTGGATCAAAAGTAAGTGCCCTAGATAAGAAAGAAGGTAATATTGATCGCTCTCTAGGAGATGTTCACCCAGAGGGGAATCCTCATTTTCACTTTTCTCCTAAGGCCTATCTCGAAGCTAGTGAAGCTATTTTGGATTCCTATCTGGCAACAGATAGTGAAAATGCCCAGACTTATTTGAAAAACTTTGAATTATTAAAAAAAGAAGTTATTGAGTTAGAAAAAGAAGCTGTGCCTTTTATTGAAAAGATTAAGGGGCAGCCTTTCATGGAATATCACAAAAGTTTTTCATATTTCTTTAATCACTTTAAATTAAATAATATTGGATCTGTTGAAACGGTATCAGGGGTACCTCCTTCTGCTGGTCAACTTGTTCGATCTGCGATGCGAGCAAAAGATAAGAAGGTTACGGCCGTAATTGCTTCTCATGTTGCGCCCTCAGATGTCTTGAAAAAGTTTAGAGAATTTTCTAAAGTTAAAGTTATCAAAGTTCCCCTAGGAATGAAAAAATCATCAGGTAAAACCTATAAAGAGTTTTATCTGAGTTTTTTAAAAGAGATAACAAAGTAG
- a CDS encoding ankyrin repeat domain-containing protein, whose protein sequence is MKKVLCLLSILFFFASCSSSTKRIQVSTSTRAEDENFIALLMKNEDSLDKVVVKEKSSNKQSETNKAIAKSEPKKEEQPKKVMVSEISDKDLQEFILENTQLGATSIEGDKMRSPASINVPKKSSSILTIKRYLDVDLRPTTSSFMRSASKATPETLRHMIRMGMDINATDSAGKTALIHAVQNKRYDNIRFLLKKGADKSLSDSSGKTVLDYAQEIGDDKVQDLIAR, encoded by the coding sequence GTGAAAAAGGTTTTATGTTTACTATCAATTTTATTTTTCTTTGCTTCTTGCTCTTCTTCAACAAAGAGAATACAGGTCAGTACGAGCACTCGTGCAGAAGATGAGAACTTCATCGCACTACTCATGAAAAATGAAGACTCATTAGATAAAGTCGTAGTGAAAGAAAAGAGTTCAAATAAACAAAGTGAAACAAATAAGGCGATCGCTAAGTCTGAACCAAAAAAAGAAGAGCAACCTAAGAAAGTTATGGTCTCAGAGATTTCAGACAAAGACTTGCAAGAATTTATCTTAGAGAATACTCAACTTGGAGCAACAAGTATCGAAGGTGATAAAATGCGATCACCTGCTTCGATCAATGTCCCTAAGAAATCATCATCCATATTAACGATTAAAAGATATCTGGATGTAGACCTTCGTCCAACAACAAGTTCATTTATGAGGTCTGCATCTAAGGCCACACCTGAAACTCTAAGACATATGATTCGTATGGGAATGGATATAAATGCGACAGATAGTGCAGGAAAAACGGCTCTCATACATGCCGTTCAAAATAAGAGATACGATAATATCCGCTTTCTTTTGAAAAAAGGGGCAGATAAATCCCTATCAGATTCGAGCGGAAAAACGGTACTCGACTATGCCCAAGAGATTGGCGATGATAAAGTACAAGATTTAATTGCCAGATAG